From Drosophila subpulchrella strain 33 F10 #4 breed RU33 unplaced genomic scaffold, RU_Dsub_v1.1 Primary Assembly Seq354, whole genome shotgun sequence, the proteins below share one genomic window:
- the LOC119560846 gene encoding zinc finger protein 239 isoform X1, with protein MSLQPGELLCRVCLQQDELLVDIFETVEELQVDLCTLLETCGNIKVNHTDAYPKYLCQECTNELLIAAKFRKKCAEAEKRLRDETSRVNMDTAELVVAEEIIIFDPNDYKVESSSPREDCVEELTEVLSSNCRHCGAVFQLPAALRRHIERVHTSVTIYDCEKCGGFFTELHSYQSHKCPASGFQKGEHSCSECGKCLQSASSLAVHMHLHSNERPFTCDLCPKTFRTNGALVAHQRRHQQLLQYKCPHCGRGFVESSNLRRHITARHTDERPHPCTICQRSFSRVYLLQLHLRTHTGERPYACDHCDKRFAQLGVLRSHERIHTGERLHRCQVCEKTFTRAGQLRKHEMRHETGS; from the exons atgtCGCTGCAACCGGGTGAATTACTTTGCCGAGTTTGCCTCCAGCAGGACGAACTCCTAGTGGACATTTTCGAAACTGTGGAGGAGCTGCAAGTGGATCTGTGCACCTTGCTGGAAACTTGTGGCAACATTAAG GTCAACCATACCGATGCGTATCCAAAGTATCTGTGCCAGGAATGCACCAACGAGCTGCTCATCGCGGCCAAGTTTCGGAAGAAGTGCGCGGAGGCTGAGAAAAGGTTGCGGGATGAGACTTCCAGGGTAAACATGGACACCGCAGAACTTGTGGTGGCGGAGGAAATCATTATTTTTGATCCCAATGACTACAAAGTGGAGTCGTCCTCCCCTAGAGAGGATTGTGTAGAGGAACTTACTGAAGTTTTGAGCTCCAACTGCCGGCATTGTGGAGCGGTTTTTCAGCTACCCGCAGCCCTACGTCGGCATATTGAACGAGTCCATACCTCTGTCACCATATACGATTGTGAGAAGTGCGGAGGATTCTTTACAGAACTCCATAGTTACCAGAGTCACAAGTGTCCCGCTTCCGGATTCCAGAAGGGCGAACACAGTTGCTCGGAGTGTGGCAAGTGCCTGCAATCCGCATCCAGCCTTGCTGTCCACATGCACCTGCACAGCAACGAGAGGCCTTTCACCTGCGACTTGTGTCCCAAGACCTTCAGGACAAATGGAGCACTAGTAGCCCATCAGAGGCGCCACCAACAGCTGTTGCAGTACAAGTGCCCACACTGCGGACGCGGTTTTGTGGAGTCTAGCAACCTGCGACGCCACATAACCGCTCGTCACACCGATGAACGTCCGCATCCATGCACCATCTGTCAACGCAGCTTCTCCAGGGTCTATCTGCTGCAGCTGCACCTCAGGACGCACACCGGCGAACGACCCTACGCCTGCGATCATTGCGACAAAAGGTTCGCCCAGCTGGGAGTCCTTAGGAGCCACGAAAGGATCCACACCGGCGAACGGCTGCACCGCTGCCAAGTGTGCGAAAAGACCTTTACTCGGGCGGGGCAGCTCCGAAAGCACGAGATGCGTCATGAAACCGGATCGTGA
- the LOC119560846 gene encoding uncharacterized protein LOC119560846 isoform X2: MLSAHYCLGTQIEKMYKSGVLLGIILVVLFAEGSMSSLRQTRGVHVKLPSSAGTAAVSGAVRSLKEKIEQQTEVLNRLANATEKLSESSGFFLRNCALTDKYGYTRIQLEEGSKPFDVFCEQALDKGGWTLVLQRFNGTHRTAQEFREGYNSIAAGEYFLGTDKLYALTHSRDHELLFVVEFVDRTTRTYQAQRFVLQSPTAHLKWEREQDTTRYSWYLWEQEIDRLPAGESWEWESAESCTSNLCGPERFIVFLLKLNFAMQNNSPIMGRPAIRLFKLLLRPSNAYWTVRNP; encoded by the exons ATGCTTTCAGCCCACTATTGTTTGGGAACTCAAATAGAAAAGATGTACAAAAGTGGAGTGTTGTTGGGAATAATATTAGTGGTGCTGTTCGCAGAAGGCAGCATGTCATCACTACGCCAAACTCGTGGAGTACACGTTAAATTACCAAG CAGTGCTGGCACGGCGGCAGTGTCCGGAGCAGTTCGCAGTTTAAAGGAGAAGATTGAGCAGCAGACAGAGGTACTGAATCGCCTGGCCAATGCCACTGAGAAGCTATCAGAAAGTTCGGGATTCTTCCTGCGTAATTGTGCCTTGACCGACAAGTACGGATACACCCGGATCCAACTGGAAGAGGGGAGCAAGCCCTTCGATGTATTTTGCGAACAGGCTCTCGACAAGGGAGGCTGGACATTGGTGCTGCAGCGATTCAATGGCACTCATCGCACCGCGCAGGAGTTCCGGGAGGGGTACAACAGCATTGCGGCCGGGGAGTACTTCCTGGGCACCGACAAGCTGTACGCGTTGACTCACTCTCGCGACCACGAGCTGCTCTTCGTTGTAGAGTTTGTGGACAGGACAACACGTACGTACCAGGCACAGCGGTTCGTTTTGCAGAGCCCAACCGCTCATCTGAAATGGGAAAGGGAGCAGGACACCACCCGCTACAGTTGGTACTTGTGGGAGCAGGAGATTGATCGCCTGCCAGCAGGAGAATCATGGGAGTGGGAGTCGGCTGAGAGCTGTACTTCTAATTTGTGTGGCCCAGAGCGATT CATTGTTTTTCTGCTCAAGTTGAATTTCGCTATGCAGAACAACAGCCCGATAATGGGACGTCCTGCTATTCGACTTTTCAAGCTGCTTCTGCGTCCATCCAATGCCTACTGGACTGTTCGAAACCCTTGA
- the LOC119560846 gene encoding angiopoietin-4 isoform X3 has protein sequence MLSAHYCLGTQIEKMYKSGVLLGIILVVLFAEGSMSSLRQTRGVHVKLPSAGTAAVSGAVRSLKEKIEQQTEVLNRLANATEKLSESSGFFLRNCALTDKYGYTRIQLEEGSKPFDVFCEQALDKGGWTLVLQRFNGTHRTAQEFREGYNSIAAGEYFLGTDKLYALTHSRDHELLFVVEFVDRTTRTYQAQRFVLQSPTAHLKWEREQDTTRYSWYLWEQEIDRLPAGESWEWESAESCTSNLCGPERFIVFLLKLNFAMQNNSPIMGRPAIRLFKLLLRPSNAYWTVRNP, from the exons ATGCTTTCAGCCCACTATTGTTTGGGAACTCAAATAGAAAAGATGTACAAAAGTGGAGTGTTGTTGGGAATAATATTAGTGGTGCTGTTCGCAGAAGGCAGCATGTCATCACTACGCCAAACTCGTGGAGTACACGTTAAATTACCAAG TGCTGGCACGGCGGCAGTGTCCGGAGCAGTTCGCAGTTTAAAGGAGAAGATTGAGCAGCAGACAGAGGTACTGAATCGCCTGGCCAATGCCACTGAGAAGCTATCAGAAAGTTCGGGATTCTTCCTGCGTAATTGTGCCTTGACCGACAAGTACGGATACACCCGGATCCAACTGGAAGAGGGGAGCAAGCCCTTCGATGTATTTTGCGAACAGGCTCTCGACAAGGGAGGCTGGACATTGGTGCTGCAGCGATTCAATGGCACTCATCGCACCGCGCAGGAGTTCCGGGAGGGGTACAACAGCATTGCGGCCGGGGAGTACTTCCTGGGCACCGACAAGCTGTACGCGTTGACTCACTCTCGCGACCACGAGCTGCTCTTCGTTGTAGAGTTTGTGGACAGGACAACACGTACGTACCAGGCACAGCGGTTCGTTTTGCAGAGCCCAACCGCTCATCTGAAATGGGAAAGGGAGCAGGACACCACCCGCTACAGTTGGTACTTGTGGGAGCAGGAGATTGATCGCCTGCCAGCAGGAGAATCATGGGAGTGGGAGTCGGCTGAGAGCTGTACTTCTAATTTGTGTGGCCCAGAGCGATT CATTGTTTTTCTGCTCAAGTTGAATTTCGCTATGCAGAACAACAGCCCGATAATGGGACGTCCTGCTATTCGACTTTTCAAGCTGCTTCTGCGTCCATCCAATGCCTACTGGACTGTTCGAAACCCTTGA